CTCGATGATCCGCTCGCGCCAGTCGCGCGCGCGGTCGCCGAGCAGACCCTGCAGCTGGCGCAGCGCCTGGCGGCGCTGGCGATCGGTATCGGCGTGGATGAGATCGTCGAGGCCCTCTGCTTCGGTGAGATCGAGCTTGCCGTTTTCGAACGCGCGCCGCGTGAACTCGCCGGGCTCAGCCGCGCGCGTATTAGGAATATCAGAAATCGCTGCGAGGAGCGCCGCCAGCACCGCGCGACCGCCATGGACATGAAATTCGGCGATGTCCTCGCCGGTCGCGCTGCCCGGGCCCGGAAACCAGAGCACGACCGCGTCGTCGATCGGCTGGCCCGCCCCATCACGAAGCAGCCGCCGGCTGGCTTGGCGCGGCGCGGCCAACTTGCCCGCCAGCGTCGCCAGCACCAGACCGGCTTGCGGACCCGAGACGCGCACCACGGCGATCGCGCTCGGAGTACGGCCAGACGACAGCGCAAAGATGGTTTGGTCTCGCGGATGCATGGCCTATTTGTCCGGGTGGTGGGGAAAAGGCAAACGACCCCTTTTGGGCCGCGCCAGCGCATCGCGCTTGCTGCGCTCTATCCCGCAGCAACAGCATTATTGCGGTGCAACAAATGTTGCAGCATCCTGTTGCAAACCGGTCCTGGCTGAGGCCCATTCAGCAAAAAAAACAAGTATACTTCAAATATATCAATAACTTCCGAGAAAATTTGTATGAGCATCGAAGCCGCCCGCCATGCTGCACTCTAGCGGCAGTAAAGCCGCACAAACAAAAAGGGCGCCCGAAGGCGCCCTCTAAGTCTTTGCTGCACCGCAATCAGGTGTTCATGGAGTCGAAAAACTCCGAATTGCTCTTGGTCGAGCGCAGCTTGTCGAGCAGGAAGTCGATCGCGTCCATGGTGCCCATCGGGTTGAGGATGCGGCGGAGCACGTACATCTTCTTGAGCACCTGCGGATCGGTGATGAGCTCCTCCTTGCGGGTGCCGGAGCGCGAGATGTCGATCGCCGGGAAGGTGCGCTTGTCCGAGACCTTGCGGTCCAGGATCAGTTCGGAGTTACCGGTGCCCTTGAACTCTTCGAAGATAACTTCGTCCATGCGGCTGCCGGTATCGACCAGCGCGGTCGCGATAATGGTCAGTGAGCCGCCCTCCTCGATGTTGCGGGCGGCACCAAAGAAGCGCTTCGGGCGCTGCAGCGCGTTGGCATCGACACCGCCGGTCAGCACCTTGCCGGATGACGGCACCACGGTGTTGTAGGCGCGGCCAAGGCGGGTGATCGAATCGAGCAGGATCACGACGTCGCGGCCATGCTCGACCAGGCGCTTGGCCTTCTCGATCACCATCTCGGCGACCTGAACGTGGCGCACCGCCGGCTCGTCGAAGGTCGAGGACACGACCTCGCCCTTCACCGAGCGCTGCATGTCCGTGACTTCCTCCGGACGCTCGTCGATCAGCAGCACGATCAAATAGCATTCGGGATGATTATGCGTGATCGAATGCGCGATGTTCTGCATCAGCACGGTTTTACCGGTGCGCGGCGGCGCGACGATCAAGGCGCGCTGGCCCTTGCCGATCGGCGCGACGATGTCGATCACGCGTGCAGAGAGGTCTTTCCGCGTCGGATCGTCGATCTCCATGCGGAAGCGCTGATTCGGAAACAGCGGCGTGAGGTTGTCGAAATTGACCTTGTGCTTGGCCTTTTCCGGGTCCTCGAAATTGAGCGTGTTGACCTTCAGCAGCGCGAAATAGCGCTCGCCCTCCTTCGGGCTGCGGATGTGGCCTTCGATGGTGTCGCCGGTGCGGAGGCCGAAACGGCGGATCTGCGAGGGCGAAACGTAGATGTCGTCCGGGCCCGGCAGATAATTCGCATCGGGCGAGCGGAGGAAGCCGAAACCGTCGGAGAGCACCTCGACGACGCCTTCGCCAACGATATCGGTCTCAGCGAGCGAGAGCTGCTTGAGGATGGCGAACAGCAGCTCCTGCTTGCGCATGGTGCTGGCATTCTCGACCCCGTTCTCTTCCGCGAACGAGACCAGCTCGGCCGGGGTTTTCGACTTGAGGTCCTGGAGTTTAATTTCCCGCATTGGGGTGGTCCTGTGGGGTAACCTTGGAAGGGGTGCGAGGAGGCTCTGAAATGCGGACGTGAGAAGGTAAGGTCCGCAGGTCTGGCAAGGAGAGTGCCGGTGAGGCTTCAAACCTGATGCGGTGTCCGGCCTCTGGAAAGCTCAGACAAAACCACATCCGCCTGCGTTGGGTGGGATATCGATAATATAGAAAATCGCTTCCTGCTCCGCAAGCCGAAGCGCTGAGCTAATCGTCGCGCGCCTTGCCTAGAACGGCTTCACGATCACCATGATGACGATGAAAATCATCAGGACGGTCGGCACCTCGTTGATAATCCGAAAGAATTTCTGGCTCCGCGGACGCCGGTCGGCGGCGAAATCCTTCATCCAGCGGGAAAAAAAGCCGTGGACCGCGGACAGCGCCAGGACCAGTGCCAGTTTTACGTGCAGCCAGCCGAAGGAGAACCAATGGCCGGCCCAGGCGAGATAGAGCCCGGCGAGCCATGTGACGATCATGGCCGGGTTGATGATGGCCTTGAGCAGCCGGCGTTCCATGATCTTGAACGTTTCGGACTGCTTCGAGCCGATTTCGGCCTCGCAATGATAGACGAACAGCCGCGGCAGATAGAGCATGCCCGCCATCCAGGAGATGACGGCGATCACGTGCAGCGCCTTGATCCAGAGATAGACGTCCTCGAACATTTCCTGCGACCGATCCATGCCCAACGAAAGGAACTGGGGATAGTAAGAACTCGTTAAGGTCTACCCTGCACACATATCCGTCCGTAGCGCCTTCCTCAAATCTAGAATCTTAGATTCTTAAGGTTTGAGTCTTTGTGACCGTGGATTGGACTCACGCAATTCCATCCGCGAGTTCACACGCGCTTGTTCACATCCATCCACATATCCCTGACAGCTCTAGCCACCCCGGATAAGCCGGTCCGCTTCAAAGGCTTGCGCCTTTCTGTCGGCAGCTTATCAAGGGGGTTGTCCGCGCAATCCCGTTCCCGTGTCCGCAGGGCGCCAGACTTGTTCTGACGGGCAGCGGTGTGAAGAAAATTGGCACTTGTCCCGCCCCTGGTGTCGCACAACCCTTTCCGAGGCGTTAAGCTCCACAGAAATCCACAAACTGCCCCGCCCTCATCCAAAGAGTTTTTGTGCCGACCTCGAACAATTATTTCCACCTGCACCTCGTCTCCGACTCCACCGGTGAGACACTCATCACCGTGGCGCGTGCGGTCGCGGCCCAATACGCCAACGTGACGCCGGTCGAGCACGTCTATCCGCTGGTGCGGAGCCAGAAGCAGCTCGATCGCGTGCTCGACGAGATCGAGGAGGCGCCGGGGATCGTGCTGTTCACGCTGCTGGAGAAGGATCTGGTCGCCAGGCTCGAGGATAAGTGCAAAGAGATCAACGTTCCCAGCCTGTCGATCATCGGGCCGGTGATGCAGCTGTTCGAAGCCTATCTCGGCGCTGCGACCACGGGACGCGTCGGTGCCCAGCACGTCCTCAACGCGGAATATTTCAAACGCATCGATGCGCTGAACTACACGATGATTCACGATGACGGCCAGCATGTCGAAGGCCTCGACGATGCCGATGTGGTGCTGGTGGGTGTGTCCCGCACCTCGAAGACGCCGACGTCGATCTATCTCGCCAATCGCGGCATCCGCACCGCCAACGTGCCGCTGGTGCCGGGCATTCCGGTGCCCTCGCAGCTGGAGACGCTGACGCGGCCGCTCGTGGTAAGCCTGCATGCGACGCCAGAACGCCTGATCCAGATCCGCCAGAATCGCCTGCTTTCCATGGGCGCCGAGTCCGGCAGCGACACCTATACCGATAGGCAGTCGGTCACCGAGGAGGTTGCGTTCGCACGCAAGCTGAGCGCCAAGCATGATTGGCCGCTGCTCGACGTCACGCGGCGTTCGATCGAGGAAACCGCCGCGGCGATCATGAAGCTCTACAGCGATCGTCAGCGTAACCGGCCTTCGGAATAGTTTTCGCAATGGCTTTGTGGCGCGGCAAATCACCGTTGATCCTGGCCTCGCAGAGCAGCGCGCGAAAGATGCTGCTGGCCAATGCCGGGCTCGAATTCAAAACGATTACGGCTGATATCGACGAGCGCGGCATCCAGGCTGCGTCCAGGCTTTCGAACCCGCGCGAGATCGGCCTGCTGCTGGCGCGCGAAAAAGCCAAGGCAGTTTCGGCCAATCATCCGGAGAGCTATGTGATTGGTGCCGATCAGACGCTGGCCCTGGGCGACCGACTCTTCAACAAGCCAGCCGGCCGTGCGCAGGCGCTGGCGCAGCTGCGGGATCTTGCCGGCAACAGCCATGAGCTGAATTCGGCGATGGCCGTGGCGCATAACGGACAGATCGTTTTCGAAGATGTCTCGGTGGCGCGCATGACGATGCGCCAAATGACCGAGGCTGAGCTTTCAGCCTATCTCGATGCGGCCGGCGATGCGGTCACGACCAGCGTCGGCGCCTATCAGCTCGAGGGTCTCGGCATTCATCTGTTCGAGCGCATCGAGGGCGATCATTTCACGATTCTCGGCCTGCCCCTGCTGCCGCTGCTTGCGTTCCTGCGCCGCGAGCGGCTAGTTGCGGTGTGAACGACAGATATGGCTGGGCGCTGATGCGGATCCTCGGACTGACCGGCTCGATCGGGATGGGCAAATCCACCACCGCGAAATTGTTCGCGGACGCTGGTGTTCCCGTCTACGACGCCGATGCCTCCGTTCATCAATTATATGAGGGCGAAGCGGCGCCGGCGATCGAGGCTGCGTTTCCCGGCACCACCGCGAACGGCAAGGTCGACCGAACAAAACTGTCTGCGCGCGTCGTGCATGATCCCGCTGCGATCAAGCAGCTCGAGCAGATCGTCCATCCGATGCTCGGCGCTTCCCGAAAGAAATTCTTTGCCGATGCGGAAGCGGCCAATGCCCCCGTCGTGGTGCTGGACATTCCGCTCCTGTTCGAGACCGGCGGCGAGACACGGGTCGATGCCGTGGTCGTGGTCTCGACCTCGCCGGAACTGCAGCGCGAGCGGGTGCTGGCGCGTGGCACGATGGACGAGGCAAAGCTCGACGCCATCATCGCCAAGCAGACGCCCGACGCCGAGAAGCGCAAGCGCGCCGATTTCGTAGTGGATACGTCACACGGACTTGAGCCGGTGCGTGCGCAAATCAAGCACATCCTGGCCGAGGTCGTTAAGATGCCGCAGCGGCGAGCCTGATTCGCCGCGTCACACGGCTTCTTACGATCATGCGCGAAATCGTCCTCGATACTGAAACCACCGGCCTCGATCCGCTCCGCGGCGATCGCCTGGTCGAAATCGGCTGTGTCGAGATCTTCAACCGCATGCCGACGGGACAGACCTTTCACCGCTACATGAACCCTGAGCGGGATATGCCGGCGGAAGCGTTTGCCGTGCAT
This genomic stretch from Bradyrhizobium sp. CCGB12 harbors:
- a CDS encoding nucleoside triphosphate pyrophosphatase is translated as MALWRGKSPLILASQSSARKMLLANAGLEFKTITADIDERGIQAASRLSNPREIGLLLAREKAKAVSANHPESYVIGADQTLALGDRLFNKPAGRAQALAQLRDLAGNSHELNSAMAVAHNGQIVFEDVSVARMTMRQMTEAELSAYLDAAGDAVTTSVGAYQLEGLGIHLFERIEGDHFTILGLPLLPLLAFLRRERLVAV
- the hemJ gene encoding protoporphyrinogen oxidase HemJ, encoding MFEDVYLWIKALHVIAVISWMAGMLYLPRLFVYHCEAEIGSKQSETFKIMERRLLKAIINPAMIVTWLAGLYLAWAGHWFSFGWLHVKLALVLALSAVHGFFSRWMKDFAADRRPRSQKFFRIINEVPTVLMIFIVIMVIVKPF
- the coaE gene encoding dephospho-CoA kinase (Dephospho-CoA kinase (CoaE) performs the final step in coenzyme A biosynthesis.), producing MRILGLTGSIGMGKSTTAKLFADAGVPVYDADASVHQLYEGEAAPAIEAAFPGTTANGKVDRTKLSARVVHDPAAIKQLEQIVHPMLGASRKKFFADAEAANAPVVVLDIPLLFETGGETRVDAVVVVSTSPELQRERVLARGTMDEAKLDAIIAKQTPDAEKRKRADFVVDTSHGLEPVRAQIKHILAEVVKMPQRRA
- a CDS encoding pyruvate, water dikinase regulatory protein, with the protein product MPTSNNYFHLHLVSDSTGETLITVARAVAAQYANVTPVEHVYPLVRSQKQLDRVLDEIEEAPGIVLFTLLEKDLVARLEDKCKEINVPSLSIIGPVMQLFEAYLGAATTGRVGAQHVLNAEYFKRIDALNYTMIHDDGQHVEGLDDADVVLVGVSRTSKTPTSIYLANRGIRTANVPLVPGIPVPSQLETLTRPLVVSLHATPERLIQIRQNRLLSMGAESGSDTYTDRQSVTEEVAFARKLSAKHDWPLLDVTRRSIEETAAAIMKLYSDRQRNRPSE
- the rho gene encoding transcription termination factor Rho → MREIKLQDLKSKTPAELVSFAEENGVENASTMRKQELLFAILKQLSLAETDIVGEGVVEVLSDGFGFLRSPDANYLPGPDDIYVSPSQIRRFGLRTGDTIEGHIRSPKEGERYFALLKVNTLNFEDPEKAKHKVNFDNLTPLFPNQRFRMEIDDPTRKDLSARVIDIVAPIGKGQRALIVAPPRTGKTVLMQNIAHSITHNHPECYLIVLLIDERPEEVTDMQRSVKGEVVSSTFDEPAVRHVQVAEMVIEKAKRLVEHGRDVVILLDSITRLGRAYNTVVPSSGKVLTGGVDANALQRPKRFFGAARNIEEGGSLTIIATALVDTGSRMDEVIFEEFKGTGNSELILDRKVSDKRTFPAIDISRSGTRKEELITDPQVLKKMYVLRRILNPMGTMDAIDFLLDKLRSTKSNSEFFDSMNT